The genomic segment GCCCggcatggggagggggctgcggggcgcggggggatCCAGAACCCGCTGCTGGGACCCTCCGGCTCTCCGGCGAGCTGGCCGAGGCCACCACCTgctccccccaccccgtccTGCCTGTCCCCTCCGTCCCTTgctgccgccccccggcccggccctgatCCTGACGCTGGCTGCCAAGCTGCAAAGCGCTGCGAAGCCGAAGGAGAGAGCCCGGGGGTGTAGGGGGGGAGCCCGGGCCGtgcccggggggcgggggggggaaggacgGGGGAGATGGGGGTCAGGACAGGGGCTGGGCGCCGGGGCGGCGGGACGGAGGAAGGGACGGAAGGTGCCGCTGGGCAGCGTCGTCTACAGCAcctcgtgctgctgctgggtcgCCTCGCTCACCACCTGCGGGGAGAGGCGGCGTGAGGTGCTGAGGTGGCCCCCGcccgggccccggcccccagccccgagaGGGGGCGAGGCACCGAGCGCGGCCCCCGCCTCCCCTTCGGCCCCGTGCTCACCTCCCCATCCCGGGTTTCGATGGTTTTGATCATCACGGTCTTCTTGGTGTGCACTTCAGAGCCGCGCTGCTCCGGGCTGGTCTCTGCGGGCAGGGGACAAGGGGGTGGCACCCGCCATGGTGACGGCCACCGTGGGCAATATGTGGCACAGGGGGGGGCGTTTGGGTTGCAGGCAGCGGGGCCGTTCTCCACGTGCCCTGCGATGGCCAGGGTCTCCGGGAGCCCTGGGTcacccccccctcacccccagctcATGGCAAGCACCCACAGGACCCCCGAGGACCTGCCCGAAGCCAGCCGAGGTGTGTCCTCCACGgtggggccgtgccccccccccagctcacctcGGAAATTGAGCGCAGAGGCGAAGGTCTGGTGCATGGGGATGCTGATCCTGCAGGGACGCGGACACAGGGAGAGCTCAGCGCCAGCCCACGCAGCGGGGTGGCAGCCACCCGCACACCCCGACCCCGCTGGCGTCTGGTCCTGCCCCCCTCCACCTCTCACCGGTTTTCCTCGCCCTCCAGCAGCTTGCGGTACGTGGCGATCTCCACGTCCAGGGCCATCTTGACGTTGAGCAGGTCCTGGTACTCACGCAGGTGCCGGGCCATCTCGTCCTTCAGGTGCCGGATTTCCTCCTCCAGCCGCGCGATAGTGTCCTGGTACCCACCGGCCTCCCCCGCGAAGCGCTCCTCCATCTCCCGCATCTGGCGCATCAGCGAGTCGTtctgggggggacagggggggtcagcagggtgggggggttggggggcacctggggtaGGAGCTGGGCTCGATTGTGGGGCTCTAGGGGCTGGATCTGCAACGTGGGGTGCTTTTGGGGCACCCTAAGCAATGGGGACCTCGGGGTCCAGCTGACGAGGGGCTGTCACCCTCAGCAGCCTGGGCAGGGAGCGGGTGAGAGCCTCACCCAGGGTGCCCCGGAGCCTCCAGGGTGCCAAAATGACCCCTAGCAGGGCTccaaggagggaggagagcccAGCGCCCCGGCAAGGCCGTCCCTTGGAGGGTGGGGAGCGGTGCAGGAGCACAGGAcagctgccgggggggggcactgccACCCTGGTGGCTCCTGGCCGGCTCCTATGACCGTGCCCATGCCAGACCGGGACTGCTGTGCCCTGTTTGTTTGTGATTCCCACCCTGCAACCAGACACCCCGTGCCCTGCTCCGGTCTGCCTGGAGCCTCCCGTGCTGGGGCACCTTCTGCACGTCCTGCATCGACACCAGGGCTCTGCCAAAACCTATTGCGGAGCCAGGGGAGGCACAGCTGGCTCAAATGTGGGGAACGATCCCCCACGGCAGCAGCTCTGAGAGCTGGGAGGAGCCCCCGaggtccccaagcaccccgGAGCTGCACGTCCTTCCCGGGAGGCAGGCTTTGCTCCGTGCTGCCCGCGGCTCACCGTGCCCTTGAGGGCATCGATCTCGCAGGTGTAGGACTGGATCTGGTGCCGGTACTCCAGCATCTCCTGCTTCGCCTGCCGCAGCGCGTCGTTGTTCTTGTTGGCCGCCTGCGTCAGGTCGGACAcctggggagaggctggggtCAGCGGGCGCTGGCAGCGGGCAGGATGCGACCCGCCGCCCGCAGCCACCCGGACCCGCACCTTGGACTTGTACCACTCCTCAGCCTCGGCGATGTTCTTGGCGGCGATGCTCTCGTACTGCGCGCGGATGTCTCGCAGCGCAGCCGTCAGGTCGGGCTTGGAGATGTCCATCTCCACCTGGatgtgctgctcctgcagctgggcctgCAGTTCCCGGATTtcctggggacacggggtgacGCGTCAGGGCACCCGCCCCGATCCCCGACCCCAGCGGTGCCCGCGGGAAGCGGGGCTGCCCGGGACCTACCTCTTCGTGCACCTTCTTGAGGAAGGCGATCTCCTCCTGCAGGGACTCGATGCGTCTCTCCAGGTCGATGCGTGCCAGCGTGGCCGCGTCCACGTCCTGGGGGGACACGGAGAGGTTGTGGTGACGAGCACCCCGTGgggtgccagggctgggagcagcaaagctgcatCCGTGGCCATGCCCTGGTGCCAgcaggggcacggggagggcggGGGTCCCAGCCATGCCGAGTGGCCAGGCAGTGGGGGGGCGCGGGTACTCACAGCTCTGAAAGCGGCCAGGTTGTTCTCAGCCTCCTCCTTCAGCTGGATTTCCTCTTGCAGCCTAGGGGCAGAGAGGGGGGCATTAGGGGGACCCGGACGGAGCCCCGTCCCTCCGTGCTGGTGTCCCCGCTTGCTGTCCCCAAGCCCGGCGTGGCCTGGTGGGAACAGGGCGAATTGTCCTGCGCTCCCGGCAGGCGGAGGGAGGGCTGGCGGGGGGCCAGGGGCTCTTCCTCCCATTCCCTATTATAGTCATCGGCAGCGGGAGCACAAAGGCATGAGGTCAGCTCGGTGCCACGCTCACTGCCCCGGCCCTTATAGGGACGAGTGGCCGGCagccggggggcacggggggcctGAGGGACGGCCGCCGGGTGAGCCCTTCGTGGGGACGGCAGCAGAGTGAGCTGGGCACACAGCTCGGGGTACGGGGCAGTGGAGGGAGCCACAGCGGGTCGCTGGGTTTTGGGATCTCCTCAATGCCACGGGACAGGGGGGCAGTGCCATGGTGTGGGGGCAGCTCTGGGATGTGCCCCCTGGCTGGGCTGTGCCCGGGGAGGGGACCAGGTGCCCCAGGACGTGGCTCACGGAGCCTCAGGGGGACGGCGATGCCCGGCCGTGCTGGCACAGAGGGCAGCAGGAACCTGACACCCGTTtgccccgtgccctgctcctCCCCTGATATTTGGGGTCATCCCTCCAGGAGCTGGCACAGCAGGGTGGCAGGAGAGCCCTGCGGCCCCCAGCCTCACTGCATCAGgggccccagctccagctgctgcccctgcctgtctggggcaggggctgctgctctgggtggggggcagcaggcTGGCTCACCCC from the Anser cygnoides isolate HZ-2024a breed goose chromosome 6, Taihu_goose_T2T_genome, whole genome shotgun sequence genome contains:
- the DES gene encoding desmin; this translates as MSQSYSSSQRVSSYRRTFGGTSPVFPRASFGSKGSGSSVTSRVYQVSRTSAVPSFSTFRTTRVTPLRSYQSAYQGAGELLDFSLADAMNQEFLQTRTNEKVELQELNDRFANYIEKVRFLEQQNALMVAEVNRLRGKEPTRVAEMYEEELRELRRQVDALTGQRARVEVERDNLLDDLQKLKQRLQEEIQLKEEAENNLAAFRADVDAATLARIDLERRIESLQEEIAFLKKVHEEEIRELQAQLQEQHIQVEMDISKPDLTAALRDIRAQYESIAAKNIAEAEEWYKSKVSDLTQAANKNNDALRQAKQEMLEYRHQIQSYTCEIDALKGTNDSLMRQMREMEERFAGEAGGYQDTIARLEEEIRHLKDEMARHLREYQDLLNVKMALDVEIATYRKLLEGEENRISIPMHQTFASALNFRETSPEQRGSEVHTKKTVMIKTIETRDGEVVSEATQQQHEVL